A window from Streptomyces sp. NBC_00271 encodes these proteins:
- a CDS encoding alpha-1,4-glucan--maltose-1-phosphate maltosyltransferase translates to MPATHHTSPPPTTTSDTPPIRKVDAVPRAPEQPSEQAVEGGESVGRIPVVDVRPLVLQGRRPAKAVVGEVFEVTATVFREGHDAVAANVVLRDPEGRTGPWTPMRELAPGTDRWGATVRAGTTGHWTYTVEAWSDPVSTWRHHAGIKIPAGIDTELVLEEGARLYERAAAGVPKSKGRRDVVLAAADALRDTGRSSAARLAAARTPEVDRVLDRHPLRELVSSSEPLPLLVERERALYGSWYEFFPRSESGHLDPPVHGTFRSAAERLPAIARMGFDVVYLPPIHPIGTTYRKGPNNTLSAGAYDVGVPWAIGSPEGGHDAIHPDLGTIDDFDAFVRRAEREGLEIALDFALQCSPDHPWVQKHPEWFHHRADGSIAYAENPPKKYQDIYPIAFDQDMPGLVQETLRVLRYWMSHGVRIFRVDNPHTKPVVFWERVIADVNRTDPDVIFLAEAFTRPAMMRTLGAVGFQQSYTYFTWRNTKEELTDYLSELSGEAAAYMRPNFFVNTPDILHEFLQHGGRPAFELRAVLAATLSPTWGVYSGFELCESTPLRAGSEEYLNSEKYQLRPRDWESAEREGRSIAPLLRALNAVRRRSPALRQLRDLHFHHTDKDAVIAYSKSVTDGSGSNTVVVVVNLDPHHTQEATVSLDMPQLGLDWHESVPVRDELTGETYNWGRANYVRLEPGHSPAHILTVLRPSSPQIGGSPTT, encoded by the coding sequence ATGCCCGCCACGCACCACACGTCGCCACCCCCGACGACCACCTCCGACACACCCCCCATACGCAAGGTCGACGCCGTCCCCCGCGCCCCGGAGCAACCCTCCGAACAGGCAGTCGAAGGCGGCGAGAGCGTCGGACGCATTCCCGTCGTCGACGTTCGGCCCCTCGTCCTGCAAGGCCGCCGCCCCGCCAAGGCGGTTGTCGGCGAGGTCTTCGAAGTCACGGCCACCGTCTTCCGTGAAGGCCACGACGCCGTCGCCGCGAACGTCGTCCTGCGCGATCCGGAGGGCCGCACCGGCCCCTGGACCCCGATGCGCGAACTCGCCCCCGGCACCGACCGCTGGGGCGCCACCGTCCGTGCCGGGACGACCGGCCACTGGACGTACACCGTGGAGGCCTGGAGCGATCCGGTCTCCACCTGGCGCCATCACGCGGGGATCAAGATCCCTGCGGGCATCGACACGGAACTGGTCCTGGAGGAGGGCGCCCGGCTGTACGAGCGTGCTGCCGCCGGAGTGCCGAAGAGCAAGGGCAGAAGGGATGTCGTCCTCGCCGCGGCGGACGCGCTGCGGGACACCGGCCGTTCCTCGGCGGCCCGGCTCGCCGCCGCCCGTACCCCTGAAGTGGACAGGGTCCTTGACCGTCATCCGCTGCGTGAGCTGGTCAGCAGCTCGGAGCCGTTGCCCCTGCTGGTGGAGCGCGAGCGGGCGCTGTACGGCTCCTGGTACGAGTTCTTCCCGCGTTCGGAGAGCGGACATCTCGATCCGCCGGTGCACGGCACGTTCCGCAGCGCCGCCGAGCGACTGCCCGCCATCGCGCGGATGGGCTTCGACGTCGTGTATCTGCCGCCGATTCATCCGATCGGGACCACTTATCGCAAGGGGCCCAACAACACGCTCTCGGCGGGGGCCTACGACGTCGGTGTGCCGTGGGCGATCGGCTCCCCGGAGGGCGGGCACGACGCCATTCATCCGGACCTCGGCACGATCGACGACTTCGACGCCTTCGTGAGGCGGGCGGAGCGGGAGGGGCTGGAGATCGCGCTCGACTTCGCGCTCCAGTGCTCGCCGGATCATCCGTGGGTGCAGAAGCATCCCGAGTGGTTCCACCACCGGGCGGACGGGTCGATCGCGTACGCGGAGAATCCGCCGAAGAAGTACCAGGACATCTATCCGATCGCCTTCGACCAGGACATGCCGGGGCTGGTCCAGGAGACGCTGCGGGTGCTGCGGTACTGGATGAGCCACGGCGTGCGGATCTTCCGCGTCGACAACCCGCACACCAAGCCGGTCGTCTTCTGGGAGCGGGTCATCGCGGACGTCAACCGCACAGACCCGGATGTGATCTTCCTGGCCGAGGCGTTCACCCGGCCCGCGATGATGCGCACGCTGGGGGCGGTCGGCTTCCAGCAGTCGTACACCTACTTCACCTGGCGCAACACGAAGGAGGAGCTCACCGACTACCTCAGTGAGCTGTCGGGGGAGGCGGCCGCCTACATGCGGCCCAATTTCTTCGTGAACACCCCGGACATCCTGCACGAGTTCCTTCAGCACGGCGGGCGGCCGGCCTTCGAACTGCGTGCGGTGCTCGCCGCGACGCTGTCTCCGACCTGGGGCGTCTACAGCGGATTCGAGCTCTGTGAGAGCACCCCCCTGCGTGCGGGCAGCGAAGAGTACCTGAACTCCGAGAAGTACCAACTGCGTCCGCGGGATTGGGAGTCGGCGGAGCGGGAGGGTCGTAGCATCGCGCCATTGCTGAGGGCGCTCAACGCCGTCCGCCGGCGCAGTCCGGCATTGCGCCAGTTGCGCGACCTCCACTTCCACCACACGGACAAGGACGCGGTGATCGCCTACTCGAAGTCGGTCACGGACGGGAGCGGATCGAACACGGTTGTGGTGGTGGTCAACCTCGACCCCCACCACACCCAGGAGGCGACGGTCTCGTTGGACATGCCGCAACTCGGCCTGGACTGGCACGAGTCCGTGCCGGTGCGCGACGAGCTCACCGGCGAGACCTACAACTGGGGCAGGGCCAACTATGTGCGTCTTGAGCCAGGGCATAGCCCCGCGCACATTCTCACCGTCCTGCGACCGTCCTCACCGCAGATCGGAGGGTCACCCACCACATGA
- a CDS encoding S8 family peptidase, giving the protein MAQTRQRRLRWAGCLTAVTTTAVLSAITLPAHAAPEGRILGAGEPGSVSGSYIVTLKGGTKAPSSAGKGIAEKYGARISHTYGTALNGYAVQVGEKQARRLAADSRVASVVQDTRVALDHVEKNPPSWGLDRIDQPALPLDKGYTWPESAGAGVTAYVIDTGIRITHKDFGGRAGYGWDFVDNDKAAGDGNGHGTHVAGTIAGTTYGVAKKAKVVSVRVLDNAGAGTTAQVIAGIDWVTRHAHKPAVANLSLGGHANAQLDAAVRNSIASGVTYSVAAGNDGLAAGLYSPARVKEALTVGASDRADARASFSNFGAALDLFAPGVAITSASYASDTGKATFSGTSMASPHVAGAAALYLAGHPKATPAQVGKALVGRAVYGKVGGAGLGSPNRLLQVTRS; this is encoded by the coding sequence ATGGCACAGACGAGACAGCGGCGTCTGCGCTGGGCAGGATGCCTCACCGCGGTCACGACGACCGCGGTGCTTTCGGCCATCACCCTGCCCGCGCACGCCGCCCCGGAGGGGCGGATACTCGGCGCCGGCGAACCCGGTTCCGTCAGCGGTAGTTACATCGTGACGCTCAAGGGGGGTACGAAGGCTCCGTCGTCGGCGGGTAAGGGCATCGCCGAGAAGTACGGAGCGCGAATCAGCCATACGTACGGCACGGCGCTCAACGGGTACGCGGTTCAGGTGGGCGAGAAGCAGGCGCGGCGGCTCGCGGCGGACTCCCGTGTGGCCTCCGTCGTCCAGGACACCCGGGTGGCACTCGACCACGTCGAGAAGAACCCGCCGTCCTGGGGGCTGGACCGGATCGACCAGCCCGCTCTGCCGCTCGACAAGGGCTACACGTGGCCGGAGTCGGCGGGCGCGGGCGTGACGGCGTACGTCATCGACACGGGGATCCGGATCACGCACAAGGACTTCGGGGGGCGGGCCGGTTACGGCTGGGACTTCGTGGACAACGACAAGGCGGCGGGGGACGGGAACGGACACGGGACGCATGTCGCCGGGACCATCGCGGGGACGACCTACGGTGTGGCGAAGAAGGCCAAGGTCGTGTCCGTGCGGGTGCTCGACAACGCCGGGGCCGGCACGACCGCGCAGGTCATCGCCGGTATCGACTGGGTGACCCGGCACGCGCACAAGCCCGCGGTCGCCAATCTGAGCCTGGGCGGCCACGCGAACGCCCAGTTGGACGCCGCCGTACGCAACTCCATCGCCTCCGGAGTGACGTACTCGGTCGCGGCGGGCAACGACGGACTGGCCGCCGGGCTGTACTCCCCCGCCCGGGTCAAGGAGGCGCTGACGGTCGGGGCGAGTGACCGGGCCGATGCCCGGGCGAGCTTCTCCAACTTCGGCGCGGCGCTGGACCTGTTCGCGCCCGGCGTGGCGATCACGTCGGCGTCGTACGCGAGCGACACCGGGAAGGCGACCTTCTCCGGTACGTCGATGGCGAGCCCGCATGTCGCGGGCGCGGCGGCGCTCTATCTCGCCGGTCACCCGAAGGCGACCCCGGCCCAGGTGGGCAAAGCGTTGGTCGGGCGGGCGGTGTACGGGAAGGTCGGCGGCGCGGGACTCGGTTCGCCGAACAGGCTTCTGCAAGTCACCCGTTCCTAG
- a CDS encoding maltokinase N-terminal cap-like domain-containing protein, which translates to MSEAAIHSVTAPVARPELLASLDPLLREWLPRQRWFAGKGRPVTGFSLVTANELLPSTAQLGLLHLLVRAHQPLTPAQGADTRPGDCYQLLIGVREALPPHLAPALIGHVEEGPLAGHTVYEALHDPRPADVLLEALRTRARVGELRFERDRRQEIRGDLIPRLITAEQSNSSLVFGDTFILKLLRRIVPGVNPDLELPLSLAREGCPRVPAPTAWMAADLDDETYVLGVLQPYVQGAVDGWELALSELAKESEPAEESEPAKDGCRGGEGFSGEARALGRATAEVHTALARALPTVTLGHVQMERLVDGMTERLAAAAQAVPALRPYAAGLRTAFEALADLASEGQTWTAQRIHGDLHLGQCLRAPSGEWSLIDFEGEPSKPLAERRMPQPPLRDIAGMLRSFDYAAHAVPGSLGSARAGAVPPVPDWADICRAAYCAGYAEVAGHDPRADPVLLRAYETDKAIYEVLYEARHRPDWLPVPMAAIRRLAASP; encoded by the coding sequence ATGTCGGAAGCCGCAATCCACTCTGTCACGGCCCCCGTCGCACGCCCCGAGTTGCTCGCGTCGCTCGATCCGCTCCTACGGGAATGGCTGCCGCGGCAGCGCTGGTTCGCGGGCAAGGGGCGTCCGGTGACCGGGTTCTCCCTGGTGACGGCCAACGAACTGCTGCCCTCGACGGCTCAGCTGGGCCTGCTCCACCTGCTGGTCCGGGCGCACCAGCCGCTCACCCCCGCCCAGGGAGCCGACACCCGGCCCGGCGACTGCTACCAACTGCTCATCGGCGTACGCGAGGCACTCCCGCCGCACCTCGCGCCCGCGCTGATCGGACACGTGGAGGAGGGACCGCTGGCGGGACACACGGTCTACGAGGCACTGCACGACCCGCGCCCCGCCGACGTACTCCTGGAGGCCCTGCGCACCCGGGCCCGCGTCGGCGAGCTGCGCTTCGAACGCGACCGACGCCAGGAGATACGGGGCGATCTGATACCGCGCCTGATCACCGCGGAACAGTCCAACTCGTCCCTGGTCTTCGGAGATACGTTCATCCTGAAGCTGCTGCGCCGCATAGTCCCGGGGGTGAACCCCGATCTGGAGCTGCCCCTGTCGCTCGCCCGGGAGGGCTGCCCCCGGGTGCCGGCGCCGACGGCGTGGATGGCCGCCGACCTGGACGATGAGACGTACGTCCTGGGAGTGCTGCAACCCTATGTCCAGGGCGCGGTGGACGGCTGGGAGCTGGCGCTGAGCGAACTGGCCAAGGAGAGCGAACCGGCCGAGGAGAGCGAACCGGCCAAGGACGGCTGTCGCGGCGGCGAAGGCTTCTCCGGGGAGGCGCGGGCGCTGGGCCGGGCCACCGCCGAGGTGCACACGGCCCTCGCCCGGGCCCTGCCCACGGTCACCCTGGGGCACGTGCAGATGGAACGGCTCGTCGACGGCATGACCGAGCGACTGGCCGCGGCGGCGCAGGCGGTGCCCGCGCTGCGACCGTACGCCGCCGGTCTGCGCACCGCCTTCGAGGCGCTGGCCGACCTGGCCTCCGAGGGGCAGACCTGGACGGCCCAGCGCATACACGGGGATCTGCACCTCGGCCAATGCCTGCGCGCACCCTCCGGGGAGTGGTCGCTCATAGACTTCGAGGGCGAGCCCTCGAAACCGCTCGCCGAGCGCCGTATGCCCCAGCCGCCCCTGCGGGACATTGCGGGGATGCTCCGCTCCTTCGACTACGCGGCCCACGCCGTCCCCGGGTCCCTCGGCTCCGCTCGCGCAGGGGCCGTCCCGCCGGTGCCCGACTGGGCCGACATCTGCCGGGCCGCGTACTGCGCCGGCTACGCGGAGGTCGCCGGCCACGACCCGCGCGCCGATCCCGTACTCCTGCGCGCCTACGAAACGGACAAGGCGATCTACGAAGTCCTGTACGAGGCCCGGCACCGGCCCGACTGGCTGCCGGTCCCGATGGCGGCGATACGCCGACTCGCCGCATCCCCCTGA
- the treS gene encoding maltose alpha-D-glucosyltransferase yields the protein MIVNEPVPDTFEDTPARDRDPDWFKRAVFYEVLVRSFQDSNGDGIGDLKGLTAKLDYLQWLGIDCLWLPPFFKSPLRDGGYDVSDYTAVLPEFGDLADFVEFVDAAHQRGMRVIIDFVMNHTSDQHPWFQESRTNPDGPYGDYYVWADDDKQYEDARIIFVDTEASNWTFDPVRKQYFWHRFFSHQPDLNYENPAVQEEIISALRFWLDLGIDGFRLDAVPYLYQVEGTNCENLPATHEFLKRVRKEIDTHYPDTVLLAEANQWPEDVVDYFGDFPSGGDECHMAFHFPVMPRIFMAVRRESRYPVSEILSKTPAIPSGCQWGIFLRNHDELTLEMVTDEERDYMYAEYAKDPRMRANIGIRRRLAPLLDNDRNQIELFTALLLSLPGSPILYYGDEIGMGDNIWLGDRDAVRTPMQWTPDRNAGFSSSDPGRLFLPTIMDPVYGYQVTNVEASMSSPSSLLHWTRRMIEIRKQNQAFGLGSYTELQSSNPAVIAFLREAPSTEGKEDDLVLCVHNFSRFAQPTELDLRAFNGRHPVELIGGVRFPAIGELPYLLTLAGHGFYWFRLRKDAV from the coding sequence ATGATCGTCAACGAGCCCGTCCCGGACACTTTCGAGGACACCCCGGCCAGGGACCGCGACCCCGACTGGTTCAAACGCGCCGTCTTCTACGAAGTCCTGGTCCGCTCCTTCCAGGACAGCAACGGCGACGGCATCGGCGACCTCAAGGGCCTCACCGCGAAACTCGACTACCTGCAATGGCTGGGCATCGACTGCCTGTGGCTGCCCCCGTTCTTCAAATCACCCCTCAGGGACGGCGGCTACGACGTCTCCGACTACACCGCCGTCCTGCCCGAATTCGGTGACCTCGCCGACTTCGTCGAATTCGTCGACGCCGCCCACCAGCGCGGCATGCGCGTCATCATCGACTTCGTCATGAACCACACCAGCGACCAGCACCCGTGGTTCCAGGAGTCCCGCACCAACCCCGACGGACCCTACGGCGACTACTACGTCTGGGCCGACGACGACAAACAGTACGAGGACGCCCGGATCATCTTCGTCGACACCGAGGCCTCCAACTGGACCTTCGACCCGGTCCGCAAGCAGTACTTCTGGCACCGCTTCTTCTCCCACCAGCCCGACCTCAACTACGAGAACCCCGCCGTCCAGGAAGAGATCATCTCCGCGCTGCGGTTCTGGCTGGACCTGGGCATCGACGGGTTCCGGCTGGACGCGGTGCCGTACCTGTACCAGGTCGAGGGAACGAACTGCGAAAACCTTCCGGCAACCCATGAGTTCCTGAAGCGGGTCCGCAAGGAGATCGACACGCACTATCCGGACACGGTGTTGCTGGCGGAGGCGAACCAGTGGCCCGAGGACGTCGTCGACTACTTCGGCGACTTCCCCTCCGGCGGCGACGAGTGCCACATGGCCTTCCACTTCCCCGTCATGCCGCGGATCTTCATGGCGGTCCGCAGGGAATCCCGGTACCCGGTCTCGGAAATCCTGTCGAAGACCCCCGCGATCCCCTCCGGCTGCCAGTGGGGCATCTTCCTGCGCAACCACGACGAGCTCACCCTCGAAATGGTCACCGACGAAGAACGCGACTACATGTACGCGGAGTACGCCAAGGACCCGCGGATGCGCGCCAACATCGGCATCAGGCGGCGGCTCGCCCCCCTGCTCGACAACGACCGCAACCAGATCGAACTGTTCACCGCCCTGCTGCTGTCCCTGCCCGGCTCACCGATCCTCTACTACGGCGACGAGATCGGGATGGGCGACAACATCTGGCTCGGCGACCGCGACGCGGTGCGCACCCCGATGCAGTGGACACCCGACCGCAACGCGGGCTTCTCCTCGTCGGATCCCGGCCGGCTGTTCCTGCCCACGATCATGGACCCGGTCTACGGCTACCAGGTGACGAACGTCGAGGCCTCCATGTCCTCACCCTCGTCCCTGCTGCACTGGACCCGCCGCATGATCGAGATCCGCAAGCAGAACCAGGCCTTCGGCCTCGGCTCCTACACGGAACTCCAGTCCTCCAACCCCGCGGTCATCGCGTTCCTGCGCGAAGCCCCCTCGACCGAGGGCAAAGAGGACGACCTCGTCCTGTGCGTGCACAACTTCTCCCGCTTCGCCCAGCCCACCGAACTGGACCTGCGGGCCTTCAACGGCCGCCACCCGGTCGAACTCATCGGCGGGGTGCGATTCCCGGCCATCGGAGAGCTGCCGTACTTGCTCACCCTCGCGGGTCACGGCTTCTACTGGTTCCGGCTCCGCAAGGACGCCGTCTGA
- the glgB gene encoding 1,4-alpha-glucan branching enzyme — MTPRPPSDDSPKKNGAKKPAAAKKAAVKKATVKKAAVQKATAQKAAAQKPAGSKAAKDAKVSAVSEVSKKGVGARVPEPRAAEPKGAEPVVGVFEPAVADSAPVFAGLEPGDRERLLSGTHHDPHGVLGAHPVPGGVAFLAFRPYALGVTVVTDDLRAELHDDGDGFFSALVPLRAVPEAYRLLVAYEGTVQDTEDAYRFLPALGEFDLHLLGEGRHEELWRALGAEPMVHQGVTGTRFTVWAPNARGVRLAGTFNFWDGTGYPMRSLGSSGVWELFVPAIGEGELYKFEITRPDGSRTLRADPMARRTEVPPRTSSIVHASHHVWTDEEWMAGRGARPVHEAPLSVYEVHLPSWRPGLTYRQLAEQLPAYVRDLGFTHVELMPVAEHPFGGSWGYQVTGFYAPTARLGTPDDFKHLVDALHRAGIGVLMDWVPAHFPRDAWALAEFDGRPLYEHADPKRAAHPDWGTLEFDYGRREVRNFLVANAVYWCEEFHIDGLRVDAVASMLYLDYSREPGQWTPNEHGGRENLDAVAFLQEMNATVYRRAPGVVTIAEESTAWDGVTRATHHTGPGGFGGLGFGLKWNMGWMHDSLSYVQHEPVHRKYHHNEMTFSMVYAYSENYVLPISHDEVVHGKRSLVSKMPGDWWQQRATTRAYLGFMWAHPGKQLLFMGQEFAQGAEWSEAHGPDWWLLDPAYPAEPDHRGVRDLVRDLNTVYRHEPALWQRDTDPAGFTWIAGDAADDNVLAFLRHDADGTPLLAVSHFSPVVRHDYRLGIPEDIPAWHEVLNTDAARYGGSDVHNPHPVKPEPHPAHAHPTSLRLTLPPLATIWLRPA, encoded by the coding sequence GTGACGCCCCGCCCCCCGTCCGACGACAGTCCGAAGAAGAACGGTGCCAAAAAGCCGGCGGCCGCCAAGAAGGCGGCGGTGAAGAAAGCGACGGTCAAGAAGGCCGCCGTCCAGAAGGCCACTGCTCAGAAGGCCGCTGCTCAGAAGCCTGCCGGGAGCAAGGCCGCGAAGGATGCGAAGGTCTCGGCGGTCTCCGAGGTCTCGAAGAAGGGGGTCGGGGCGAGGGTTCCCGAACCGCGCGCTGCCGAGCCGAAGGGCGCCGAGCCCGTGGTCGGGGTTTTTGAGCCCGCCGTCGCCGACAGCGCTCCCGTCTTCGCCGGGCTCGAACCCGGTGACCGCGAACGGCTGCTCTCCGGCACGCACCACGATCCGCACGGGGTGCTCGGCGCCCATCCGGTGCCCGGCGGTGTGGCCTTCCTGGCCTTCCGTCCGTACGCGCTCGGGGTGACCGTGGTGACGGACGACCTGCGGGCCGAGCTGCACGACGACGGGGACGGGTTCTTCTCGGCGCTGGTGCCGCTGCGCGCGGTCCCGGAGGCGTACCGGCTGCTCGTCGCGTACGAGGGGACGGTTCAGGACACCGAGGACGCGTACCGCTTCCTGCCCGCGCTCGGGGAGTTCGATCTCCATCTGCTCGGCGAGGGACGCCACGAGGAGCTGTGGCGGGCCCTGGGTGCGGAGCCGATGGTGCACCAGGGGGTGACCGGCACCCGTTTCACGGTCTGGGCGCCGAACGCGCGCGGTGTCCGTCTCGCCGGCACCTTCAACTTCTGGGACGGCACCGGGTATCCGATGCGGTCGCTCGGCTCCTCGGGGGTGTGGGAGCTGTTCGTGCCGGCGATCGGCGAGGGCGAGCTCTACAAGTTCGAGATCACCCGCCCGGACGGCTCCCGCACTCTGCGGGCCGACCCGATGGCCCGGCGGACCGAGGTCCCGCCGCGCACGTCGTCGATCGTGCACGCCTCGCACCACGTGTGGACGGACGAGGAGTGGATGGCGGGGCGGGGGGCCCGTCCGGTGCACGAGGCACCGCTGTCCGTCTACGAGGTCCACCTCCCCTCGTGGCGTCCGGGCCTGACCTACCGCCAACTGGCCGAGCAACTGCCCGCCTACGTCCGCGACCTGGGCTTCACCCATGTCGAACTCATGCCGGTCGCCGAGCACCCCTTCGGCGGCTCCTGGGGCTACCAGGTCACCGGCTTCTACGCCCCCACCGCACGACTGGGCACCCCCGACGACTTCAAACACCTCGTCGACGCCCTGCACCGGGCCGGCATCGGCGTCCTCATGGACTGGGTACCGGCCCACTTCCCCCGCGACGCCTGGGCCCTCGCCGAATTCGACGGACGCCCCCTCTACGAACACGCGGACCCGAAGCGGGCCGCCCACCCCGACTGGGGCACCCTCGAGTTCGACTACGGACGCCGCGAGGTACGCAACTTCCTCGTCGCCAACGCCGTGTACTGGTGCGAGGAGTTCCACATCGACGGACTGCGCGTCGACGCCGTCGCCTCGATGCTCTACCTCGACTACTCACGCGAACCCGGACAGTGGACCCCCAACGAACACGGCGGCCGGGAGAACCTCGACGCCGTCGCCTTCCTCCAGGAGATGAACGCCACCGTCTACCGCCGCGCACCCGGCGTCGTGACGATCGCCGAGGAGTCCACGGCCTGGGACGGCGTCACCCGGGCCACCCATCACACCGGGCCCGGCGGGTTCGGGGGGCTGGGGTTCGGGCTGAAGTGGAACATGGGGTGGATGCACGACTCGCTGAGCTACGTGCAGCACGAGCCGGTCCATCGCAAGTACCACCACAACGAGATGACGTTCTCGATGGTGTACGCCTACAGCGAGAACTACGTCCTGCCCATCTCCCACGACGAGGTCGTCCACGGCAAACGCTCACTCGTGTCGAAGATGCCCGGCGACTGGTGGCAGCAACGCGCCACCACCCGCGCCTACCTCGGCTTCATGTGGGCCCACCCCGGCAAACAACTCCTCTTCATGGGCCAGGAATTCGCCCAGGGCGCCGAATGGTCCGAAGCCCACGGCCCCGACTGGTGGCTCCTGGACCCCGCCTACCCCGCCGAACCCGACCACCGCGGCGTACGCGACCTCGTCCGCGACCTCAACACCGTCTACCGCCACGAACCCGCCCTCTGGCAACGCGACACCGACCCCGCCGGCTTCACCTGGATCGCCGGCGACGCCGCCGACGACAACGTCCTCGCCTTCCTCCGCCACGACGCCGACGGCACCCCCCTGCTCGCCGTCTCCCACTTCTCCCCCGTCGTCCGCCACGACTACCGCCTCGGCATCCCCGAAGACATCCCCGCCTGGCACGAAGTCCTCAACACCGACGCCGCCCGCTACGGCGGCAGCGACGTCCACAACCCCCACCCCGTCAAACCCGAGCCCCACCCCGCCCACGCCCACCCCACCAGCCTCCGCCTGACCCTGCCTCCCCTGGCCACGATCTGGCTCCGCCCCGCCTGA